The following coding sequences lie in one Pseudarthrobacter phenanthrenivorans Sphe3 genomic window:
- the metK gene encoding methionine adenosyltransferase, with protein MTLPLHIPQTSGASPTALRLFTSESVTEGHPDKICDQISDAILDALLAADPESRVAVETMATTGLVHVAGEVTTDAYVEIPQIVRETILGIGYDSSANGFDGARCGVSVSIGQQSNDIAGGVFNSLEAREGRQEDDYDLQGAGDQGLMFGYASDETPSYMPLPIWLAHRLSERLTEVRKTGELAYLRPDGKTQVTVGYDKDVPVSVETVVISSQHAEGASLDQLRADLASIVIEPVLAGANLDLSRVRNILNPAGEFVIGGPVGDAGLTGRKIIVDTYGGMARHGGGAFSGKDPSKVDRSAAYAMRWVAKNVVAAGLAKRAEIQIAYAIGQARPVGTYVETFGTETVDPARISAAIAEIFDLRPRAIIDALDLKRPIYAKTAAHGHFGRDEPDFTWERLDRVDELKAFFNA; from the coding sequence GTGACTTTACCGCTGCACATTCCCCAGACGTCCGGGGCCTCGCCTACCGCGCTCCGGCTCTTCACCTCCGAGTCGGTTACCGAGGGCCATCCGGACAAGATCTGCGACCAGATCAGTGATGCCATCCTGGACGCCCTGCTGGCCGCCGACCCGGAGTCCCGGGTAGCGGTGGAAACCATGGCCACCACCGGCCTGGTGCACGTTGCAGGCGAAGTCACCACCGACGCCTACGTTGAAATTCCCCAGATCGTCCGAGAGACCATCCTCGGCATCGGCTACGACTCCTCTGCCAACGGATTCGACGGCGCCCGCTGCGGTGTCTCCGTATCCATCGGCCAGCAGTCCAACGACATCGCCGGCGGTGTGTTCAACTCGCTGGAGGCCCGCGAGGGGCGCCAGGAAGACGATTACGACCTGCAGGGCGCCGGTGACCAGGGCCTGATGTTCGGCTACGCCAGCGACGAAACCCCGTCCTACATGCCCCTGCCCATTTGGCTGGCGCACCGCTTGTCCGAGCGCCTCACCGAAGTCCGCAAGACCGGCGAACTGGCGTACCTCCGCCCGGACGGCAAGACCCAGGTGACCGTGGGCTACGACAAAGACGTCCCGGTGTCGGTGGAAACAGTAGTTATCTCCAGCCAGCATGCAGAGGGCGCCAGCCTGGACCAGCTACGTGCGGACCTCGCGTCCATCGTCATCGAGCCGGTACTGGCAGGCGCAAACCTCGATCTGTCCCGGGTCCGGAACATCCTCAACCCCGCCGGCGAATTCGTCATCGGCGGGCCGGTGGGGGACGCCGGCCTGACGGGCCGCAAGATCATCGTGGACACGTACGGTGGCATGGCCCGCCACGGCGGCGGCGCTTTCTCGGGTAAGGACCCGTCCAAGGTGGACCGCTCAGCCGCTTACGCCATGCGCTGGGTTGCCAAGAACGTGGTGGCTGCCGGGCTGGCAAAGCGGGCGGAAATCCAGATTGCCTACGCTATCGGCCAGGCCCGTCCCGTGGGGACCTATGTGGAAACCTTCGGCACCGAAACCGTCGATCCTGCCCGCATCAGCGCTGCGATCGCTGAGATCTTCGACCTCCGGCCGCGCGCCATCATCGACGCGCTGGACCTGAAGCGTCCCATCTACGCCAAGACGGCCGCGCACGGGCACTTCGGCCGCGACGAACCGGACTTCACCTGGGAACGGCTGGACCGCGTGGACGAGCTGAAGGCATTCTTCAACGCCTGA
- the coaBC gene encoding bifunctional phosphopantothenoylcysteine decarboxylase/phosphopantothenate--cysteine ligase CoaBC: MRIVLGVGGGIAAYKVASLLRLFTEAGHHVTVIPTEASTRFVGTATWEALSGNPVSNSVFDDVHQVNHVRLGHEADLVVVAPATADLLAKAATGQAGDLLTNTLLMARGPVLFAPAMHTEMWQHAATQANVETLRSRGTAVLEPATGRLTGADSGPGRLPEPEAIFDAAMALVQGSSDFQLPLAGRTVTITAGGTREPLDPVRFLGNRSSGKQGVALAVAARNAGATVRLLAAHMEVPPPAGVEVVPVETALQLREAALAAAADSDVVIMSAAVADFRPADVSDTKIKKREGHSDPVITLVRNPDILQELVERRNARSADASAGHQLIVGFAAETGDSEGDVLAYAEAKLRRKGCDLLVVNHVGTDKVFGQDTNSVVILARSGSEPQEAAGTKTEVSAAIISRIGFELNSVSPRA; this comes from the coding sequence GTGCGCATAGTCCTCGGAGTCGGGGGAGGGATTGCCGCCTACAAGGTGGCATCGCTCCTCCGGCTTTTTACTGAAGCCGGCCATCACGTCACCGTGATCCCCACGGAGGCGTCCACCCGGTTCGTTGGCACCGCCACGTGGGAGGCGCTGTCCGGGAACCCGGTCAGCAACAGCGTTTTCGACGACGTCCACCAGGTCAACCACGTCCGGCTGGGCCACGAGGCGGACCTCGTGGTGGTGGCACCGGCCACGGCGGACCTCCTGGCCAAGGCCGCGACAGGTCAGGCCGGGGACCTCCTCACCAACACGCTCCTGATGGCCCGCGGTCCGGTCCTGTTTGCCCCGGCCATGCACACCGAGATGTGGCAGCACGCCGCCACCCAGGCCAACGTTGAAACCCTGCGCAGCCGCGGGACCGCCGTCCTGGAGCCGGCCACCGGAAGGCTGACCGGCGCGGATTCCGGGCCTGGACGGCTTCCCGAGCCCGAGGCAATCTTCGACGCCGCCATGGCACTTGTGCAGGGCAGTTCCGACTTCCAGCTGCCCCTGGCCGGCCGGACAGTCACCATCACCGCCGGCGGCACCAGGGAGCCGCTCGACCCCGTCAGGTTCCTTGGGAACAGGTCCTCGGGAAAGCAGGGCGTCGCCCTGGCGGTGGCTGCCCGCAATGCCGGGGCCACAGTCCGGCTGCTGGCAGCCCACATGGAGGTTCCCCCGCCGGCAGGTGTCGAGGTGGTGCCTGTGGAGACTGCGCTGCAGCTCCGTGAAGCCGCGCTGGCGGCGGCCGCTGATTCCGACGTCGTCATCATGTCGGCAGCGGTGGCGGACTTCCGTCCGGCGGACGTATCGGACACCAAAATCAAAAAGCGTGAGGGCCATTCCGACCCCGTCATCACGCTGGTCCGCAACCCGGACATCCTGCAGGAGCTCGTGGAACGGCGTAATGCCCGCAGCGCAGACGCGTCCGCAGGGCACCAGCTGATCGTCGGGTTTGCCGCCGAGACCGGTGACAGTGAAGGCGATGTGCTCGCCTACGCCGAGGCAAAGCTGCGGCGCAAGGGCTGCGACCTGCTGGTGGTCAACCACGTGGGGACGGACAAGGTCTTCGGCCAGGACACGAACTCCGTGGTCATCCTTGCCCGCTCCGGCTCCGAACCGCAGGAGGCTGCAGGAACCAAGACGGAGGTTTCGGCCGCCATCATCAGCCGGATCGGCTTTGAACTGAATTCCGTTTCACCCCGCGCCTGA
- the rpoZ gene encoding DNA-directed RNA polymerase subunit omega, which translates to MSTNLEGIINPPIDSLLEAADSKYGLVIFGAKRARQINAYYAQLHEGLFEYVGPLVDTKLNEKSLSIALREINEGKLVSTPIEAAE; encoded by the coding sequence GTGTCCACGAACCTTGAAGGCATCATCAACCCGCCGATCGACTCGCTGCTCGAGGCAGCCGATTCCAAGTACGGCCTGGTGATTTTCGGTGCCAAGCGTGCTCGTCAGATCAACGCTTACTACGCCCAGCTGCACGAGGGCCTGTTCGAGTACGTCGGCCCGCTGGTTGACACCAAGCTGAACGAGAAGTCCCTCTCGATCGCCCTGCGCGAAATCAACGAAGGCAAGCTGGTTTCCACACCGATCGAAGCCGCGGAGTAA
- the gmk gene encoding guanylate kinase, producing MSNKPGLTVLAGPTAVGKGTVSTYIRDNYPEVWLSVSATTRAPRPGEQDGVHYFFKSKEEFEKLIADGELLEWAVVHGQNTYGTLKSTVNQAIAEGRSVLLEIDLQGARQVKAAVPDAQFVFLAPPSWDEMVRRLVGRGTETPEEQQRRLETAKLELAAEPEFDHTVINDDVRRAADELVSLMGLTPHPHGTPEHSAR from the coding sequence GTGAGTAATAAACCGGGACTGACAGTCCTCGCTGGTCCGACGGCTGTTGGCAAAGGCACCGTGTCCACCTACATCCGGGACAACTATCCCGAGGTCTGGCTGTCCGTATCCGCCACCACCCGCGCTCCGCGCCCGGGAGAGCAGGACGGCGTCCACTACTTCTTCAAGTCCAAGGAGGAGTTCGAAAAGCTCATCGCCGACGGTGAACTCCTGGAGTGGGCCGTGGTCCACGGCCAGAACACCTACGGGACGCTGAAAAGCACCGTGAACCAGGCCATCGCGGAAGGCAGGTCGGTTCTCCTGGAGATCGACCTGCAGGGCGCGCGCCAGGTCAAGGCTGCCGTTCCGGACGCCCAGTTCGTGTTTCTGGCCCCGCCCAGCTGGGACGAAATGGTCCGCCGGCTTGTGGGCCGCGGCACGGAAACCCCCGAGGAACAGCAGCGACGCCTGGAAACCGCTAAACTGGAACTTGCTGCTGAACCGGAGTTCGACCACACCGTTATCAATGACGACGTTCGCCGGGCAGCGGACGAGCTTGTTTCACTCATGGGGCTGACCCCGCATCCGCACGGAACGCCGGAACACTCAGCCCGCTAG
- the mihF gene encoding integration host factor, actinobacterial type, with translation MVLRPLSASERAEALSKAAAARAARAAAKESLKNGERSAADIITAALQDDALARMKVSELLEALPGIGKVRAAAIMGQLGIAASRRVRGLGVHQRRALVDFIDEN, from the coding sequence ATGGTCCTGCGACCGTTATCCGCGTCGGAACGGGCTGAGGCCCTGAGCAAGGCAGCAGCAGCAAGGGCCGCCCGGGCGGCAGCCAAGGAAAGCCTGAAGAACGGTGAGCGCTCTGCCGCGGACATCATCACCGCAGCGCTTCAGGACGACGCCCTGGCACGGATGAAAGTGTCCGAACTGCTTGAGGCACTGCCGGGGATCGGCAAGGTCAGGGCGGCGGCGATCATGGGCCAGTTGGGCATTGCGGCGTCCCGCAGGGTCCGCGGCCTGGGCGTCCACCAGCGCCGGGCACTGGTAGATTTTATAGACGAGAACTAG